Proteins from one Mycobacterium sp. SMC-2 genomic window:
- a CDS encoding MFS transporter encodes MSVTHAPSLAQRSPFGRLLSQGTLYTAGMQLSNCAVVLPIICAHQGLGWAAGLIFPLYGMGALTGNSISPAVMQRSGRMRHLLLAAVGATVAAMVLLDAVIPWTGGLTAAVFLLTCVVSGVVVGIGCVAYPDLVSNKLSASRRGELLLTQGATGSVLATTTALLVVPMLAHGNEMTYRRDLLWLGATGLAASGIAALFVGPMRSGSITTRMSVRDTYRQGFAVARTQPWFRRYVITYLLFAPVNLGTFFYTLRIAHQSGSVRVLVILSSVGLVVGSALWRKFLRLFGVRGMMLGSALLGVAAIVLCIVAESSGQWSHMWAYGTAFFLATVAGQAIFPSAISWISVVAAEEHRGTLIGFASTLFNVASAALGAALGAIAQVHTTVWPDVIMLLLGIATVVAALGAPAAEKRRAVVRRLRTVASPERPLSAMAPAPCLQAA; translated from the coding sequence ATGTCCGTCACGCACGCACCCTCCTTGGCGCAGAGAAGCCCGTTCGGGCGATTGCTGTCCCAGGGCACGCTCTACACGGCAGGGATGCAGCTGAGCAATTGCGCCGTCGTGCTGCCGATAATTTGCGCCCACCAGGGCCTCGGCTGGGCGGCCGGGCTGATTTTCCCCTTGTACGGAATGGGCGCGCTCACGGGAAATTCGATCTCGCCCGCGGTCATGCAGCGCTCGGGCCGGATGCGCCACCTGCTGCTCGCGGCGGTCGGAGCGACCGTTGCGGCCATGGTGCTGCTCGACGCCGTCATTCCCTGGACGGGCGGTTTGACCGCCGCGGTGTTCCTGCTCACCTGCGTGGTCAGCGGAGTTGTCGTCGGGATCGGCTGCGTCGCGTACCCCGACCTGGTCTCCAACAAGCTGTCCGCATCGCGGCGTGGGGAGCTGCTGCTAACCCAGGGCGCGACCGGGTCGGTGCTGGCCACCACCACCGCGTTGCTGGTGGTGCCGATGCTGGCGCACGGCAACGAAATGACGTATCGCCGCGACCTGCTGTGGCTGGGCGCGACGGGCCTGGCCGCATCCGGCATCGCGGCGCTGTTCGTCGGCCCGATGCGGTCTGGGTCGATCACCACGCGGATGTCCGTACGAGACACCTACCGCCAGGGCTTCGCGGTCGCCCGTACCCAGCCGTGGTTCCGCCGGTATGTCATCACCTACCTGTTGTTCGCTCCAGTCAACCTGGGCACGTTTTTCTACACCCTGCGCATCGCTCACCAGAGCGGGAGTGTGCGCGTGCTGGTGATCCTGTCCAGCGTCGGACTGGTCGTCGGTTCGGCGCTGTGGCGCAAGTTTCTCCGCCTCTTCGGAGTGCGCGGCATGATGCTGGGCAGCGCCCTGCTCGGTGTCGCCGCCATCGTGCTGTGCATCGTGGCCGAGTCGAGCGGCCAGTGGTCCCACATGTGGGCGTACGGCACCGCCTTCTTCCTGGCGACCGTGGCCGGTCAGGCCATCTTCCCCTCGGCGATATCGTGGATCAGCGTCGTCGCCGCCGAAGAGCACCGCGGGACACTGATCGGCTTCGCCTCGACCCTGTTCAATGTCGCATCCGCAGCGTTGGGGGCCGCCCTCGGCGCAATCGCCCAGGTTCACACCACGGTCTGGCCGGACGTCATCATGCTGCTCCTGGGCATCGCCACCGTTGTGGCGGCTCTGGGGGCGCCGGCGGCGGAGAAGCGGCGGGCAGTCGTGCGCCGCCTGCGCACGGTGGCAAGCCCGGAGCGGCCGCTCTCGGCGATGGCACCGGCGCCCTGCCTGCAGGCCGCCTAG